A window of the Isosphaera pallida ATCC 43644 genome harbors these coding sequences:
- the csb2 gene encoding type I-G CRISPR-associated protein Csb2 produces MPTVKLQFPGGRYHATPWGHHVNEGLVEWPPSPWRLLRALIARGFSSQGWDEVPPLACRLIEKLAAVLPLYQLPPVSVAHTRHFMPVGTLKQGREQTTLVFDTWANLGNNVMWIHWPCELDDEEQRLLQCLLVNLGYLGRSESWVEAQLVGNTPDLEWNAIPCQEHQPFDSTKWEQISLMAARSPSEYEQWRLSQIDEASGSVQGQKLNDAPKKKQAKVFEPYPPNLVSCLCKDTAWWKNYGWSLPPGSQRVLYQRRHDAAFEICPVPLRRSNRTSVVEMALLAITTPSGNRSALPPITRTLPQAELFHRTLVGKLGQGHRVNCPELTGKDKDGKPLQTGHQHVHTIPLALSHDNRIDHILIFAKVGFDDAAQTAIRKLDRTWTKNQSDPLQVALAGLGSLEDLRRLPSQFGRRIERLLGPARVGSRRWVSWTPYVPSKAIDHRPRNSLESHVQSELRSRGFPGATRIEIDARLTCAFRHFVRRRNHGGGPPPMDMGFGLRLEFAEPVAGPLMLGYASHYGLGLFWVDEKEANL; encoded by the coding sequence ATGCCGACGGTGAAGCTCCAGTTCCCTGGCGGGCGTTACCACGCCACGCCGTGGGGACACCACGTCAACGAGGGGCTAGTCGAGTGGCCGCCCAGCCCCTGGCGTCTCCTCCGCGCCTTGATCGCTCGCGGGTTCTCCAGTCAAGGATGGGACGAGGTTCCGCCCCTAGCGTGTCGTTTGATTGAGAAGCTGGCCGCCGTATTACCGCTTTATCAGTTGCCCCCGGTTAGCGTGGCGCATACTCGTCACTTCATGCCTGTCGGAACCCTCAAACAAGGCCGAGAACAAACCACACTCGTTTTTGACACCTGGGCCAACCTTGGTAACAATGTGATGTGGATTCACTGGCCTTGCGAACTCGACGACGAGGAACAACGCCTCCTTCAGTGTCTTCTTGTTAACCTAGGCTATCTGGGGCGGAGCGAAAGCTGGGTGGAAGCTCAACTGGTGGGAAACACGCCAGATCTTGAGTGGAACGCGATCCCTTGTCAGGAACATCAACCCTTCGACTCTACCAAATGGGAACAGATTTCCCTCATGGCGGCCCGCTCTCCTTCGGAATACGAGCAATGGCGCTTATCTCAAATCGACGAGGCGTCGGGTTCCGTTCAGGGCCAGAAACTCAACGACGCCCCTAAGAAGAAGCAGGCAAAAGTCTTCGAACCCTACCCACCCAACCTGGTCTCATGCTTATGCAAAGACACCGCTTGGTGGAAGAATTACGGTTGGTCGTTGCCGCCAGGGTCGCAACGGGTGCTTTACCAACGCCGCCATGACGCCGCGTTCGAAATTTGTCCGGTTCCATTGCGTCGGTCGAACAGAACGTCCGTCGTCGAAATGGCGCTGTTGGCCATCACCACACCCAGCGGCAACCGCTCGGCACTCCCTCCCATCACGCGAACTTTGCCCCAGGCCGAACTGTTCCATCGAACATTAGTTGGCAAGCTGGGCCAAGGTCATCGGGTCAACTGTCCAGAACTCACTGGTAAAGATAAAGATGGTAAGCCGCTCCAGACCGGGCATCAACATGTCCATACAATCCCCCTGGCGCTGAGTCATGACAATCGAATCGATCACATTCTGATTTTTGCGAAGGTGGGCTTTGATGACGCCGCCCAAACCGCGATCCGCAAGCTCGATCGGACCTGGACCAAAAATCAGAGCGATCCTCTCCAAGTCGCTCTCGCAGGTTTGGGATCTCTTGAGGATTTGCGGCGGTTGCCTTCGCAGTTCGGGAGGCGAATCGAACGGTTGCTTGGTCCAGCGCGCGTGGGTTCCCGCCGTTGGGTGAGTTGGACTCCTTACGTTCCGTCCAAGGCGATCGACCATCGCCCGAGGAATTCACTTGAATCCCATGTGCAAAGCGAGTTGCGTTCCCGTGGGTTCCCTGGGGCAACGCGGATTGAAATCGACGCGCGTTTGACCTGCGCGTTTCGTCATTTCGTCCGCAGGCGTAATCATGGAGGAGGGCCACCCCCAATGGACATGGGGTTTGGACTTCGTTTGGAGTTCGCGGAACCGGTCGCGGGGCCACTCATGCTGGGATATGCGTCCCACTATGGCCTTGGCTTGTTTTGGGTAGATGAGAAGGAGGCGAATCTCTGA
- the cas8g1 gene encoding type I-G CRISPR-associated protein Cas8g1/Csx17: MTTHLHILKGCAPTPLANYLKALGILRLVGEQADLKARGWWEGERFCLLTTLSKEELERFFLEDYAPTPLVAPWNGGSGFFKKDNRKAILAIRSSSSERFEPFRQGIFQAEQILGDLTVKPEKKQKLAIQRKSVLAWRGEHRKWLDAAFVLDESREPIYPSLLGTGGNDGRLDFTNNFMYHLVLLFLEKSSTRSSGNETRDLLCNALWSDLTRHLEIAAIGQYQPGNAGGANSSTGFDGGNLINSWDFVFAMEGALLFTSCATRRFDPQASSQASAPFAIRSHAAGFATPGFEKAQRGEQWMPLWRQPATLADLSAMLGEARIQLGRQSAHRPIDAARAISRLGVARGVEAFVRYGYLERNGQSNLAVPLGRIEVRYQPRSSLIEDLAGWMDRLQSRSRDGKATARLIHAERRLADAVFAALTHDHTSDRWQAILLAAVEVETLQATGTALEVGPIPRLRPEWVAAVDDGSAEVRLALALGSAAAEYDKRKPVDSVRYHLLPLEPKNAGRFQLADKRLVNDPRVVATGRDPLRDLAAIVERRLIESAQKGQRRSRLVAASGCEARLNDLAQFLRGELDLNRLFGLARAFMAIRWDRWSKAFQPKVNQKNHHPEECWLALRLCCLPWEITENLDIPADERIVRLLLAGDASRAIEIARQRLRSKGIRPPIYAGMTDPQTARRWAAALVFPIHRRTAQNIVGYLSPTMKGAARA, encoded by the coding sequence ATGACTACGCACTTGCACATCCTCAAAGGTTGCGCGCCGACTCCGCTGGCCAACTATCTCAAGGCGCTAGGGATTCTTCGCCTGGTGGGCGAACAGGCCGACCTCAAGGCTCGCGGCTGGTGGGAGGGGGAGCGTTTTTGCCTGCTCACCACCTTGTCGAAGGAGGAGTTGGAGCGGTTCTTCCTGGAGGATTACGCGCCGACGCCGTTGGTCGCGCCTTGGAATGGGGGAAGCGGGTTTTTCAAGAAAGACAATCGGAAGGCGATTCTCGCCATTCGAAGCTCCTCCTCGGAACGATTTGAACCTTTCCGTCAGGGAATTTTTCAGGCGGAACAAATTCTCGGGGATCTGACTGTCAAACCCGAGAAGAAACAAAAGCTCGCTATCCAACGCAAGTCAGTCCTTGCATGGCGTGGGGAACATCGCAAATGGCTTGACGCCGCGTTCGTGTTGGATGAATCGCGGGAACCGATCTATCCATCACTTTTAGGGACGGGCGGAAATGACGGACGACTTGACTTTACAAACAATTTTATGTACCATCTTGTACTGCTTTTTCTTGAGAAATCTTCGACGCGATCAAGCGGGAACGAAACCAGGGACTTGCTTTGTAATGCGCTCTGGTCAGACCTGACTCGCCATCTCGAAATCGCCGCGATCGGCCAGTATCAACCTGGTAATGCAGGAGGTGCAAACAGTTCTACAGGGTTTGATGGAGGTAATCTTATCAATTCGTGGGACTTTGTTTTTGCGATGGAAGGAGCGCTTCTTTTTACCTCTTGCGCCACGCGACGATTCGATCCCCAGGCGTCCAGTCAGGCGAGCGCTCCATTTGCCATTCGTTCCCACGCGGCCGGTTTTGCGACACCCGGCTTCGAAAAGGCGCAACGGGGCGAACAATGGATGCCGTTGTGGAGACAACCGGCGACGCTCGCCGACCTGAGCGCGATGCTAGGTGAAGCTCGGATTCAACTTGGGCGTCAATCGGCTCATCGTCCGATCGACGCGGCCCGCGCAATCAGTCGTTTGGGCGTGGCGCGGGGCGTCGAGGCGTTTGTGCGCTACGGTTACTTGGAACGGAATGGTCAATCCAACCTCGCCGTGCCTCTTGGTCGAATCGAAGTACGTTATCAACCGCGCTCCTCATTGATTGAGGATTTGGCGGGATGGATGGATCGTCTTCAATCTCGAAGTCGGGACGGCAAGGCCACGGCGAGGTTGATTCACGCCGAACGCCGTCTGGCCGACGCGGTTTTCGCGGCGCTCACGCACGACCACACCTCTGATCGTTGGCAGGCTATCTTGCTGGCCGCCGTGGAGGTCGAAACGCTCCAGGCCACCGGCACCGCCCTTGAGGTGGGTCCAATCCCTCGGTTGCGGCCCGAATGGGTTGCGGCGGTTGACGATGGGAGTGCGGAAGTACGTCTGGCTTTGGCGTTGGGCAGCGCGGCGGCGGAGTATGACAAGCGAAAGCCTGTAGATTCGGTCCGCTACCATCTGTTACCCCTGGAACCGAAAAATGCGGGGCGGTTCCAGCTGGCGGATAAACGACTTGTCAACGACCCACGCGTGGTGGCAACGGGCCGCGATCCGCTTCGGGATCTGGCCGCGATCGTGGAACGTCGGTTGATTGAATCCGCCCAGAAAGGCCAACGACGGTCTCGCCTGGTGGCCGCGTCTGGTTGCGAGGCGCGTTTGAATGATCTCGCCCAATTCCTGAGGGGCGAGTTGGACTTGAACCGGCTCTTCGGTCTGGCCCGAGCTTTCATGGCGATCCGATGGGATCGTTGGTCGAAGGCATTCCAACCAAAAGTCAACCAAAAGAATCATCACCCCGAAGAGTGTTGGCTGGCGCTGCGGTTGTGTTGTCTGCCCTGGGAGATTACGGAAAATCTGGATATCCCGGCCGATGAGCGAATCGTCCGTCTCTTGTTGGCTGGCGATGCTTCAAGAGCGATCGAGATCGCCCGACAGCGTTTGCGATCCAAAGGAATTCGTCCACCCATTTACGCCGGGATGACCGATCCGCAAACCGCCCGTCGCTGGGCGGCCGCCTTGGTTTTTCCAATTCACCGACGAACCGCCCAGAATATTGTCGGTTATCTCTCCCCCACGATGAAAGGAGCCGCTCGTGCTTGA
- a CDS encoding DUF6513 domain-containing protein, with protein sequence MNDAPRYLFVTGRLAEFALRAVVEELGPKVGFVGEVAVLPISVAALMPPAWVARHLEVPPGVVKVVLPGYCRGDLEPIVQKVGAGVEVVRGPLDLRDLPLFFGGGDTRKHGYGAFDIEILAEINHAPTLSLAEIVARGEELAAQGADVIDLGCDPGGPWSGVAEAVTALKDQGLRVSIDSLDPREIAPAARAGAELVLSVNATNRDHAPDWGVEVVVIPDRPGTLEGLEETAEFLESRGVAVRLDPILEPIGFGFAASLGRYLEVRRRYPAAELMMGVGNLTELTDVDSAGVNVLLAGFCQEVGIRSVLTTQVINWARSSVKELDLARRLVHHAVVHKTLPKHLEPGLVMLRDPKVPRLGAEALAELAKRITDPNFRIFAEDGRIHVINGSMHLIGDDPFELFEQTGVEEPSHAFYLGYEMMKAKTALTLGKHYRQDQALDWGFLTEPELSHRERRKARGDQPVRRAPRGRRASLSVVEETTGDTSTPSQGDAR encoded by the coding sequence ATGAACGACGCGCCGCGCTATCTGTTTGTCACGGGCCGTTTGGCCGAGTTCGCTCTGCGTGCGGTGGTCGAGGAACTTGGTCCCAAGGTGGGATTCGTGGGCGAGGTGGCCGTGTTGCCCATCTCGGTGGCGGCGCTGATGCCGCCGGCGTGGGTGGCTCGACACTTGGAGGTGCCGCCGGGCGTGGTCAAGGTGGTGCTGCCAGGCTACTGTCGGGGTGACCTAGAGCCGATCGTCCAGAAGGTTGGAGCGGGGGTCGAGGTAGTGCGGGGACCGCTTGATTTGCGCGACTTGCCCCTCTTCTTCGGTGGAGGAGACACCCGCAAGCACGGTTACGGCGCGTTCGACATCGAAATCCTCGCCGAGATCAATCACGCCCCCACCCTGTCGCTCGCCGAGATCGTGGCGCGTGGGGAGGAGTTAGCCGCCCAGGGAGCCGACGTGATCGATCTGGGGTGCGATCCCGGCGGGCCGTGGTCAGGCGTGGCCGAGGCGGTGACCGCGCTGAAAGATCAGGGGTTGCGGGTCTCAATCGACTCCTTGGACCCCCGCGAGATCGCCCCGGCCGCACGCGCGGGGGCCGAACTGGTGCTGTCGGTCAACGCGACCAACCGCGACCACGCGCCCGATTGGGGGGTCGAAGTGGTGGTGATCCCCGACCGTCCCGGCACCTTGGAGGGATTGGAGGAGACCGCCGAGTTTCTCGAGTCGCGCGGCGTTGCGGTTCGCCTGGACCCGATCCTCGAACCGATCGGATTCGGTTTCGCGGCCTCGCTGGGCCGCTACCTGGAGGTCCGCCGGCGTTACCCCGCGGCCGAGCTTATGATGGGGGTGGGCAATCTCACCGAGTTAACCGACGTGGACTCCGCGGGCGTCAACGTCCTGTTGGCCGGATTTTGTCAAGAGGTCGGCATTCGTTCCGTGTTGACCACTCAGGTCATCAATTGGGCCCGCTCCAGCGTCAAGGAACTCGACCTGGCGCGGCGGTTGGTTCATCACGCCGTGGTCCATAAAACCCTGCCCAAACATCTGGAACCGGGCCTGGTGATGTTGCGCGACCCCAAAGTTCCTCGGCTGGGAGCCGAAGCACTGGCCGAACTGGCCAAACGCATCACCGACCCCAACTTCCGCATCTTCGCCGAGGATGGACGGATTCATGTCATCAATGGATCGATGCATTTAATTGGCGACGACCCCTTCGAACTCTTCGAGCAAACCGGAGTCGAAGAGCCATCTCATGCGTTTTATTTGGGCTATGAGATGATGAAAGCCAAGACAGCGTTGACGCTGGGGAAACATTATCGTCAAGATCAAGCGCTCGATTGGGGATTCCTCACGGAGCCAGAGTTGAGTCATCGGGAGCGTCGTAAGGCGCGGGGGGATCAACCGGTTCGTCGCGCCCCGCGAGGCCGTCGCGCTTCGTTGAGCGTGGTCGAGGAAACCACTGGTGACACATCGACACCTTCGCAGGGAGACGCTCGATGA
- a CDS encoding DUF1559 domain-containing protein, protein MNHCLKADRRGFTLIELLVVIAIIAVLIALLLPAVQSAREAARRAQCVNNLKQLGLAMHNYESTFGVFPPGYMTDRLGLGVNGPRQPDTFDAGPGWAYGAALLSFMEQSPVAQALNFNLPCNFPANVTGVLTVISTHLCPSVSESSTVFNVLDLPGNPIARFARSHYVLNAGRDEPWSYSVLEQRPFADGPFFRNSDIRISNVTDGLSNSMFMSEHTAILSDKTWVGVVPGAVVCPRPRFAFASCDFAATLILSHSGPSADENFVIHPPNARTSHVCQVFSEHPGGANCLMGDGSVRFIKETVNQLTWAALCTIAGGEVISGDF, encoded by the coding sequence ATGAATCATTGTCTGAAAGCGGATCGGCGGGGGTTCACGCTGATCGAACTGTTGGTGGTGATCGCCATCATCGCGGTGCTGATCGCGTTGTTGCTGCCGGCGGTGCAGTCGGCGCGGGAGGCGGCTCGACGCGCTCAGTGTGTGAACAACCTCAAGCAACTCGGATTGGCTATGCACAACTACGAGAGCACCTTCGGGGTGTTCCCGCCGGGCTACATGACCGATCGTCTGGGGCTAGGGGTTAATGGTCCTCGTCAGCCGGACACCTTTGACGCCGGGCCGGGTTGGGCTTACGGCGCAGCGCTGCTGAGTTTTATGGAACAGAGTCCGGTCGCTCAGGCGCTCAATTTCAATCTGCCCTGCAACTTTCCGGCCAACGTCACTGGGGTTCTGACGGTCATTTCGACCCATTTATGCCCCTCGGTGAGCGAATCGAGCACAGTATTCAATGTGTTGGATTTGCCAGGCAATCCGATCGCCCGCTTTGCCCGCTCGCATTATGTGCTGAATGCCGGACGGGACGAGCCCTGGAGCTACAGCGTCCTGGAACAACGGCCCTTCGCGGATGGTCCCTTCTTCCGCAACTCGGACATCCGCATCTCAAACGTGACCGACGGCTTGTCTAACAGCATGTTCATGAGCGAGCATACGGCGATTCTGAGCGACAAGACCTGGGTCGGTGTGGTTCCTGGCGCGGTGGTTTGTCCGCGTCCCCGCTTCGCGTTTGCGAGTTGCGACTTCGCCGCGACTCTGATTTTGAGTCACTCGGGTCCCTCGGCCGACGAGAATTTCGTCATCCATCCGCCCAACGCGCGGACCAGTCACGTCTGTCAGGTCTTCTCCGAACATCCTGGCGGAGCCAATTGTCTGATGGGCGAC
- the cas7g gene encoding type I-G CRISPR-associated RAMP protein Csb1/Cas7g, whose translation MLDLKPLEGVTRLLLTIPLKPLQGDRFQPTGFPSLGAATYRTQDGDKLLVESPQSMANRLEATCWDTTRNKPVAALDGISHVTVTRKGEFLTDSMLEAHRINSPYLLEGKDRKFLDKLKAELGGLEEGPIDRKKLAEVLLKYDVGSLVHGVFLAKKELAGGRLRVTRALSAFIEASGVTEAASGGVKNDHVNPRGVTESRFGNVPFARDEYVAEKIHLYVNLDLAQIRGYGLGDKVERLLILLALYKVRKLLDGDLRLRTACDLEPVDRDHIVASRPEGYTLPNRSELENALKNSIEECKYAMTNITVTYEDELKRAKDDKKSSGDGEDSSDDDESDDN comes from the coding sequence GTGCTTGACCTCAAGCCCCTCGAAGGTGTCACTCGTCTGCTGCTAACCATTCCCCTCAAGCCGCTTCAGGGCGACCGTTTCCAACCCACGGGATTTCCCAGCCTAGGGGCAGCGACCTATCGGACCCAAGATGGCGACAAGCTCCTTGTCGAAAGTCCTCAGAGCATGGCCAACCGTCTCGAAGCGACATGCTGGGACACAACCAGAAACAAACCAGTCGCTGCGCTCGATGGAATCAGTCATGTGACCGTCACCCGCAAGGGTGAGTTTCTCACCGATTCGATGCTGGAGGCTCATCGCATCAACAGCCCGTATCTTCTGGAAGGAAAAGATCGCAAGTTTCTTGACAAACTCAAAGCCGAGCTTGGTGGCCTTGAGGAAGGGCCGATCGACCGTAAGAAACTGGCGGAAGTCCTCTTGAAGTATGACGTTGGGAGTCTAGTTCATGGCGTCTTCCTTGCCAAGAAGGAACTGGCTGGCGGTCGTTTGCGGGTGACCCGCGCTTTGTCAGCGTTCATCGAAGCCTCCGGTGTGACCGAAGCCGCTTCGGGTGGCGTGAAAAACGACCATGTCAACCCGAGGGGCGTCACCGAGAGCCGTTTCGGCAACGTGCCCTTCGCACGGGACGAATACGTCGCTGAAAAAATCCATCTCTATGTCAATCTCGATCTTGCTCAGATTCGCGGCTATGGGCTGGGTGACAAAGTGGAACGTCTGCTCATCCTGCTGGCGCTTTACAAGGTTCGCAAACTGCTTGATGGCGACCTGCGATTGCGCACCGCCTGCGATCTCGAACCAGTGGATCGAGACCACATTGTGGCAAGTCGTCCCGAAGGATACACGTTGCCAAATCGTTCTGAGCTTGAAAATGCTCTCAAAAATTCGATCGAAGAATGCAAGTATGCAATGACAAACATCACTGTTACCTACGAGGATGAGCTCAAGCGAGCCAAGGATGACAAAAAATCCAGTGGAGATGGCGAAGATTCAAGCGACGATGACGAATCAGATGATAACTAA
- the cas3g gene encoding type I-G CRISPR-associated helicase/endonuclease Cas3g, producing the protein MIDFGDFDKVFETLTRHSPRPWQRELAKEVNCRNRLVRIPTGQGKTHGVMVSWIYHRLARRDNRWPRRLVWCLPMRVLVEQTFEVADTLRRNWSQQGVESEPFEVYRLMGGDEDASWFVHPERPAILVGTQDMLLSRALNRGYAAGRSRWPVEFGLLNQDCLWVMDEAQLMEVGLATSAQLQAFRDQDEAKHRRPCWTWWMSATLQPNWLLSVDTAQVHQNWVENLCEIRPDARRDELWTITKPVATDSIGWDEHKKFAKRVLQAHDDLSDSEFGKITLVVCNTVERASETFDELSKVGRRNGMELIHSRFRPAERESWRDRFLSRDACRSGVDRILVATQVVEAGVDLSAGCLVTELAPWPSLVQRFGRCARYGGTGRVLVVDRGRDEKRAAPYNVQELQSAWEAIQRLKDVGIASLEDFEAGLKPEQRQRLYPYEPTHLLVRKEFDELFDTTPDLTGADLDIGRFIRSDNERDLHVFWIDVPKDPNKSRSWQPDANRRPHRRELCAVPFEKARGWLCDKDKLKKDKQAWVWDWLDGEWRTATHGQLLPGRIVCVANSCGGYDLRRGFDPKSEETVSVVGGEDRPSTSEEDRVADLADAQHDGEPLSTHHQWKTIACHSREVADQVRAIAAALELSSELQDQLELAAWWHDWGKAHPAFQGSIRGTETIARPKRCDLAKAPDACWSKKDRYRFLDDPNEERPGFRHELASALGLFALLRAHCPWHPALLGPWQEVFKTIGGPPLTAFHEAALESPPPLMKRLLDCDAETFDLVAYLVACHHGKVRVGLHAGPKDQDYQVRNSDDCGLPIRGVRNQDELPSTQLVPDEPPIPSVTLTLAPATLGLSFETGKSWRERCIGLQNRFGPCALAFLEAILRAADARASCLDTPDPALTTEATV; encoded by the coding sequence ATGATCGATTTTGGCGATTTCGACAAAGTGTTTGAGACCCTCACCCGTCACTCGCCTCGTCCCTGGCAACGTGAGTTGGCCAAGGAGGTGAATTGCCGCAATCGACTGGTTCGGATTCCCACCGGTCAAGGCAAGACGCATGGCGTTATGGTCTCTTGGATTTATCACCGCCTCGCGCGTCGGGACAACCGTTGGCCTCGACGGCTGGTTTGGTGTTTGCCAATGCGCGTGTTGGTGGAGCAAACCTTCGAGGTGGCCGACACTTTGAGACGCAACTGGTCTCAACAGGGTGTGGAAAGCGAGCCGTTCGAGGTCTACCGGCTGATGGGCGGCGACGAGGACGCCTCTTGGTTCGTGCATCCCGAACGTCCGGCGATCTTGGTGGGAACCCAGGATATGCTGCTGTCACGGGCGCTGAATCGAGGCTATGCTGCTGGACGCTCCCGCTGGCCAGTGGAATTTGGTCTATTGAACCAGGATTGCCTCTGGGTCATGGATGAAGCGCAACTGATGGAGGTGGGGTTGGCCACCTCGGCCCAGCTCCAGGCGTTTCGGGATCAGGATGAGGCCAAACATCGACGGCCCTGTTGGACCTGGTGGATGAGCGCGACGTTGCAACCCAATTGGCTACTCAGCGTGGATACCGCCCAGGTTCACCAAAATTGGGTCGAGAATCTGTGTGAGATTCGACCCGACGCGCGACGTGATGAACTCTGGACCATCACCAAACCAGTGGCGACGGACTCGATCGGATGGGATGAACACAAAAAGTTTGCCAAGCGGGTGTTGCAAGCGCATGACGATTTGAGCGATAGCGAATTCGGCAAAATCACTCTCGTGGTGTGCAACACAGTCGAACGCGCAAGCGAAACCTTCGACGAGCTAAGTAAGGTCGGACGTCGCAATGGGATGGAGCTCATTCATAGCCGTTTCCGTCCCGCCGAGCGCGAAAGCTGGCGGGATCGGTTTTTGTCCCGCGATGCCTGCCGATCCGGGGTCGATCGCATCCTCGTCGCTACCCAGGTCGTCGAGGCTGGGGTTGATCTGTCCGCTGGCTGCCTCGTCACCGAACTTGCCCCCTGGCCGAGTTTGGTCCAGCGGTTCGGCCGTTGCGCCCGCTATGGAGGAACGGGACGGGTGCTGGTGGTGGATCGCGGGCGGGACGAGAAACGCGCGGCCCCCTACAACGTCCAGGAACTCCAGAGCGCCTGGGAGGCGATTCAACGGCTCAAGGATGTTGGAATCGCCTCCCTAGAGGATTTCGAGGCCGGACTCAAGCCCGAGCAGCGCCAACGTCTGTATCCCTACGAACCGACGCATTTACTGGTGCGTAAGGAATTCGACGAACTGTTTGACACCACGCCCGACCTGACCGGAGCCGACCTCGATATCGGCCGTTTCATCCGTTCCGACAACGAACGGGATTTGCATGTCTTTTGGATCGACGTTCCCAAAGACCCGAACAAATCCAGGTCCTGGCAACCCGACGCCAACCGTCGGCCCCATCGTCGGGAATTGTGCGCGGTGCCGTTCGAGAAAGCCCGCGGTTGGCTTTGCGACAAGGACAAACTCAAGAAGGACAAGCAAGCCTGGGTTTGGGACTGGCTCGATGGGGAGTGGCGAACCGCCACCCACGGGCAGTTGCTGCCTGGTCGGATCGTCTGCGTGGCGAATTCCTGCGGGGGCTACGACCTGCGACGTGGTTTCGACCCGAAATCCGAGGAGACGGTGAGCGTCGTTGGAGGGGAGGATCGTCCTTCGACTTCCGAGGAAGACCGCGTGGCCGATTTGGCCGACGCACAGCATGACGGCGAGCCGCTGAGCACCCACCACCAATGGAAGACCATTGCGTGTCACTCGCGCGAGGTCGCCGACCAAGTTCGGGCCATCGCGGCCGCGCTCGAACTGTCCTCCGAACTTCAGGACCAGTTGGAACTGGCGGCGTGGTGGCACGATTGGGGCAAAGCCCATCCCGCGTTTCAGGGTTCGATTCGCGGGACGGAGACCATCGCTCGGCCGAAGCGTTGTGATCTCGCCAAAGCGCCCGACGCCTGTTGGAGCAAGAAGGACCGTTACCGCTTCCTTGACGACCCGAACGAGGAGCGTCCGGGGTTCCGTCACGAATTGGCCAGCGCCTTGGGGTTGTTCGCCTTGCTGCGGGCTCATTGTCCCTGGCACCCCGCCTTGTTGGGGCCTTGGCAAGAGGTTTTCAAGACGATTGGTGGCCCCCCTCTAACGGCGTTCCACGAGGCGGCGCTGGAGTCTCCCCCTCCTTTGATGAAACGCCTGCTCGATTGCGACGCCGAGACATTTGACCTGGTGGCCTATCTGGTGGCCTGTCACCACGGCAAGGTGCGAGTGGGTCTGCACGCCGGACCCAAGGACCAGGATTATCAAGTCCGCAACAGCGATGACTGCGGATTGCCCATCCGGGGGGTGCGCAACCAGGATGAACTGCCTTCAACCCAACTGGTGCCGGACGAACCGCCGATCCCAAGCGTCACTTTGACCCTCGCTCCCGCAACCCTCGGCCTGTCGTTCGAGACCGGCAAGAGTTGGCGGGAGCGTTGCATCGGCCTTCAGAATCGATTTGGCCCGTGCGCTTTGGCTTTTCTCGAAGCGATCCTCCGCGCCGCCGACGCGCGAGCCTCGTGTTTGGACACCCCCGACCCAGCTTTGACCACGGAGGCCACGGTATGA
- a CDS encoding DUF447 domain-containing protein, whose translation MIVEGLVTTRNEDGSPRIRPMGPKLVDDDPPSFNRFVLRPYRTSATYRNLIRDGQGVLHVVDDVLLLARALLEDWPNGPPPTRPAARIEGFILEHACRYFEFRLENSDPRAIERAELEVRTVASGELRPFLGLNRAMGAVVEAAVLASRVHLLPHQTISEGFERLAIPVEKTGGPREREAFDLLRRFVDSATKLVHPTSRPCD comes from the coding sequence ATGATTGTGGAAGGTCTTGTGACGACCCGCAATGAAGACGGGTCGCCGCGGATCCGGCCAATGGGTCCCAAGCTTGTCGATGACGATCCCCCGTCGTTCAATCGCTTTGTCCTGCGGCCTTACCGCACCTCCGCCACCTACCGCAACCTAATCCGCGATGGCCAGGGCGTTTTGCATGTGGTGGATGACGTGCTGCTTCTGGCCCGAGCGTTGCTAGAGGACTGGCCCAACGGCCCACCGCCGACTCGTCCCGCGGCCCGAATCGAAGGGTTTATTTTGGAACACGCCTGTCGATACTTTGAGTTTCGTCTGGAGAACTCCGACCCGCGCGCGATCGAACGGGCCGAGTTGGAGGTTCGGACCGTCGCCTCAGGGGAACTTCGGCCGTTTCTTGGACTCAACCGGGCGATGGGAGCAGTGGTCGAGGCGGCGGTGTTGGCCTCGCGGGTTCATCTTCTGCCCCACCAAACGATTTCCGAGGGGTTCGAGCGTTTGGCGATTCCGGTTGAAAAAACGGGAGGCCCCCGCGAGCGTGAGGCGTTTGACCTGTTGCGGCGGTTCGTGGACTCGGCGACCAAGCTGGTTCATCCGACTTCGCGTCCGTGTGATTGA